The following are from one region of the Coffea eugenioides isolate CCC68of chromosome 2, Ceug_1.0, whole genome shotgun sequence genome:
- the LOC113759324 gene encoding flavin-containing monooxygenase FMO GS-OX5-like, translated as MARPLKLAVIGAGVAGLTTACELKSEGHQVVVYEKADQIGGMWVYNPEVETDPLGLDPGRKIVHSSLYHSLKTNLPRPLMRFWDYPFTVKNKDGVLMDFPGHEEVLQFLNNFAEDFGLVELIRLNTEVVRVEQENDDQWVVESRSNGGLISEEPFEAVVVCNGHNTQPRVAELPGINNWKGKQIHCHNYRVPEPFRDQVVVIIGGAASANDISLEIVEVAKEVHLSSRSQEIEVKKWDMYDNLWQHSKVTNCHENGEIAFEDGALVTADIILHCTGYKYNLPFLKTNGVITIDDDNRVGPLYKHVFPPQLAPRLSFVGIPRVAINFVMIDLQAKWVASVLSGKVSLPSEEDMSADLEQCYRLLEEKGIPKHHTHSLDLNMHEYLDWVAAQVGLPPVDKRQKEIFYKIREILPTSWIGFREMLLKQLPWISRIS; from the exons ATGGCACGACCTCTGAAGCTGGCAGTGATCGGAGCCGGGGTTGCCGGCCTAACCACGGCCTGCGAACTGAAATCAGAAGGCCATCAAGTGGTGGTCTATGAAAAAGCAGACCAAATTGGTGGGATGTGGGTGTACAATCCTGAAGTCGAGACCGACCCTCTAGGCCTTGATCCTGGCAGAAAAATTGTTCACAGCAGTCTATACCATTCACTCAAGACAAACCTCCCAAGACCGCTTATGAGATTTTGGGATTACCCCTTCACTGTCAAGAATAAAGACGGCGTGCTAATGGATTTTCCTGGCCATGAAGAGGTGCTGCAGTTCTTGAATAATTTTGCAGAAGATTTCGGGCTGGTCGAGTTAATTCGGCTGAATACAGAAGTAGTCCGAGTCGAGCAGGAGAATGATGATCAGTGGGTGGTTGAGTCGAGATCAAATGGTGGGTTGATTTCAGAAGAGCCATTCGAAGCCGTTGTGGTTTGTAATGGACATAACACTCAACCAAGAGTGGCAGAACTTCCAG GAATCAATAACTGGAAGGGGAAACAAATTCACTGCCACAATTATCGAGTTCCTGAGCCATTTAGAGATCAG GTTGTGGTTATTATTGGAGGCGCAGCTAGTGCCAATGATATCTCCCTAGAAATTGTGGAGGTAGCCAAAGAAGTACATCTCTCTTCCAGGTCCCAAGAAATTGAAGTCAAAAAATGGGACATGTATGACAACCTATGGCAGCACTCAAAA GTCACAAATTGCCATGAAAATGGTGAAATAGCTTTTGAGGATGGAGCTCTGGTCACAGCAGATATCATTCTCCACTGCACTGG GTACAAGTATAATTTGCCTTTCTTGAAAACAAATGGAGTAATAACTATTGATGATGACAATCGCGTTGGACCGTTGTACAAGCATGTTTTCCCTCCACAACTTGCTCCTAGGCTTTCTTTTGTTGGAATACCTCGCGTG GCAATCAATTTTGTCATGATTGATTTACAAGCCAAGTGGGTGGCTTCTGTTTTATCTGGTAAGGTGAGCTTGCCATCAGAAGAAGATATGTCAGCTGATCTTGAACAATGTTACCGGCTTTTGGAGGAGAAGGGAATCCCAAAACACCACACTCATTCACTTGACCTTAATATG CATGAATACTTGGACTGGGTAGCTGCTCAAGTAGGACTACCGCCCGTGGATAAGCGGCAAAAAGAAATATTCTACAAGATTAGAGAAATTCTTCCCACTTCTTGGATTGGATTTAGGGAAATGCTCCTTAAACAACTGCCATGGATCAGCCGTATTTCGTAG